The Littorina saxatilis isolate snail1 linkage group LG13, US_GU_Lsax_2.0, whole genome shotgun sequence genome contains a region encoding:
- the LOC138946093 gene encoding sushi, von Willebrand factor type A, EGF and pentraxin domain-containing protein 1-like yields MERLCGPLSSATLVAFFIFISNVNGACNNVKTDAYCAAKLAVANFCYLSSTERCGCEKDCKTPPYCNEPSNLDSTCDCPFNAANCAVYAWLHSYCASTCSLRFSVTCDPLITVIGASPLFNDDPPTNSSVTPKYMDVVTFTCDPGWQQTSGSTSNQLRRVCIADGSWVLHPDYQESLVCERVSCGSVPNVTNATPSQNAGVFEDTVTYTCDLGYNTTGQGQGNRTCNATSQWEQMEDDPVCEVVECGAPLTLYQAEPSASSGVYLSIITYSCQSGYIQSGTGVGRKQCAGDGQWTSVANDPDIVCAPKPCIALATILNAVPSLPFGVYRDIVTYTCAPGYSQSGGSTGKRTCTAAGTWFVENADPVCTRIGCGAPPSRIGATASATIGYLGENVTYACDQSHVRVGGGSGHVTCNLSALWEEDATDSVPLCLGMNIKFVNSRSEAQMAPPGALTSASARSNLHCASFCALSVYCHGYSFNKQSGACAMNNVSPHPVVTDMKKVYF; encoded by the exons ATGGAACGCCTTTGTGGACCTCTGTCCTCAGCAACGTTGGTTGCGTTCTTTATCTTCATTTCCAATG TGAATGGAGCGTGCAACAACGTCAAAACCGACGCGTACTGTGCGGCCAAACTGGCCGTTGCAAACTTCTGTTATCTGTCTAGCACTGAACGTTGTGGGTGTGAAAAAGACTGCAAAACACCACCATATTGCAACG AGCCATCAAATCTTGACAGTACCTGTGACTGTCCCTTCAACGCCGCAAACTGTGCGGTATATGCCTGGTTACACAGCTACTGTGCTTCTACTTGCTCTCTGCGTTTCT CGGTAACATGCGATCCACTCATCACTGTGATCGGTGCGTCCCCGCTGTTCAACGACGATCCTCCAACCAACTCCTCTGTGACGCCGAAGTACATGGATGTTGTGACCTTCACCTGTGATCCCGGGTGGCAGCAAACGTCGGGTAGCACGAGCAATCAGTTACGAAGAGTGTGCATCGCTGACGGGTCGTGGGTGCTTCATCCTGACTACCAGGAATCTCTTGTCTGCGAAA GGGTGAGTTGCGGTTCAGTTCCGAATGTGACCAATGCAACACCTTCACAAAACGCTGGAGTCTTTGAGGACACGGTGACCTACACGTGCGACCTTGGTTACAACACTACGGGTCAAGGTCAGGGCAATCGCACGTGCAATGCCACTTCTCAGTGGGAACAAATGGAAGACGACCCCGTGTGTGAAG TGGTAGAGTGCGGTGCCCCGCTCACCCTGTATCAGGCCGAGCCCTCTGCCAGCTCTGGAGTCTATCTGTCAATCATCACCTACAGCTGTCAGTCAGGGTACATTCAATCTGGGACTGGGGTGGGACGAAAACAGTGTGCTGGTGACGGGCAGTGGACATCTGTGGCCAACGATCCGGACATCGTGTGTGCTc CTAAGCCATGTATTGCGCTTGCGACAATACTGAACGCAGTGCCCTCCCTTCCTTTCGGCGTCTACCGGGACATCGTGACCTACACCTGCGCCCCTGGTTACAGCCAATCAGGAGGAAGCACAGGCAAGCGCACGTGCACGGCGGCTGGCACGTGGTTTGTGGAAAATGCAGATCCAGTGTGCACAA GAATAGGTTGTGGAGCTCCGCCTTCTCGTATTGGAGCCACGGCCTCTGCTACGATTGGCTACTTGGGCGAGAACGTGACCTACGCGTGTGACCAATCACATGTCCGTGTTGGAGGAGGATCTGGTCACGTGACGTGTAACCTTAGTGCTCTGTGGGAGGAAGATGCTACAGATTCTGTACCTTTGTGTCTCG GTATGAACATCAAGTTCGTCAACTCAAGGAGTGAGGCTCAGATGGCGCCACCAGGTGCCTTGACGTCAGCTTCCGCTCGTAGTAACCTTCACTGCGCATCATTCTGCGCATTGTCTGTGTATTGCCATGGTTACAGTTTCAATAAACAAAGTGGTGCTTGTGCGATGAACAACGTTTCTCCTCATCCCGTGGTAACGGACATGAAGAAAGTATATTTTTGA